A genomic stretch from Cellulomonas sp. KRMCY2 includes:
- a CDS encoding phosphate acyltransferase, translating into MRYASFAELIDRARRSGLVARCAVAGAADEHALEAVFEAAELGFVRPVLIGAAHEVEAMVSRMRLDRGCAVIVDCPPDESPAAIAVRLVRAGAVDFILKGGIDTRELLRPILDKETGLNDSGFVTHFGLMQIRGYHKLLAMSDSAVVPYPTLEDKAKIVRVCTEALAHLGIDRPVVAALASVEVVNPKMPECVEAAELAAMSERGELGDCVVVGPISYDLATSRESAAIKGYDNPYAGDVDMLLVPQMITGNVMSKIWNADPDNILAGCLVGTRVPVALTSRSAGRAEKLHSLLLCSLLGAPAPAPNPVPVGAADPSQTEEH; encoded by the coding sequence ATGAGGTACGCGAGCTTCGCCGAGCTGATCGATCGGGCGCGGCGCTCCGGGCTGGTGGCCCGGTGCGCCGTGGCCGGTGCCGCCGACGAGCACGCCCTCGAGGCCGTGTTCGAGGCGGCTGAGCTCGGCTTCGTGCGCCCGGTCCTGATCGGGGCGGCGCACGAGGTCGAGGCGATGGTGTCCCGGATGCGGCTGGACCGTGGGTGCGCGGTGATCGTGGACTGCCCCCCCGACGAGAGCCCTGCGGCGATCGCAGTCCGCCTGGTCCGTGCCGGCGCCGTCGACTTCATCCTCAAGGGCGGGATCGACACTCGGGAGCTGTTGCGCCCGATCCTCGACAAGGAGACCGGGCTGAACGACAGCGGGTTCGTCACGCACTTCGGCCTCATGCAGATCCGCGGCTACCACAAGCTGCTCGCGATGAGCGACTCGGCAGTGGTGCCGTACCCGACCCTGGAGGACAAGGCCAAGATCGTGCGGGTCTGCACCGAGGCGCTCGCGCACCTCGGCATCGACCGCCCGGTGGTCGCGGCGCTCGCGTCGGTCGAGGTGGTCAACCCGAAGATGCCCGAGTGCGTCGAGGCAGCCGAGCTCGCTGCCATGTCCGAGCGGGGTGAGCTCGGCGACTGCGTGGTGGTCGGACCGATCTCCTACGACCTGGCCACCAGCCGCGAGTCCGCGGCGATCAAGGGCTACGACAACCCGTACGCGGGCGACGTCGACATGCTGCTGGTCCCGCAGATGATCACCGGCAACGTGATGAGCAAGATCTGGAATGCCGACCCGGACAACATCCTGGCCGGCTGCCTGGTGGGCACCCGGGTGCCCGTCGCACTGACCTCGCGCAGCGCTGGCAGAGCCGAGAAGCTCCACTCCCTGCTGCTGTGCAGCTTGCTCGGCGCGCCCGCGCCCGCACCGAACCCCGTCCCGGTCGGCGCAGCCGACCCCTCCCAGACCGAGGAGCACTGA